The region TGGCTTCTCCCCGCCTGCTGCCCTGGCTGCTGGTGACTGAGCTGCGCTGGAGACTAGATGGACAGGCAGATGGtctctggtggcttctccccacctgctgccctgggtgctggtgaCTGAGCTGCGCTGGAAACTAGATGGACAGGCAGATGGTCTCCAGTGGCTTTTCCCCGCCTGCTGCACTGGACTACACACGGATTGTACTTGTAGGCAGAGACTTGTCAATCCAgggcagcgggtggggagaagccactggAGACCATCTGCCTGTCTCTCTTTAGTATGTTTTACTCAGATTCAAATAGGatgatatctgcaaggagtttgtatgttctccccgtgtttgtgtgggttttttccaggttctccagtttcctcccacattccaaaggcatactgataggggaactagatggtgagccccaatggggacagtgatgatgatgtctgtaaagcgctgtggaattaatggtgctatataagtgaggaaATTAAATACTTCTCACTGGGCCGAGTTCATACAGCCTGATGCATGTTATATCAGGTAGCAAGTATCAGCCATCAGAATCTCTTTATGTCACTGTTAATTCAAAAGATTTGGAGTCTTTCTATCAGATTCCATCAAAATGTTATAAAACATGGCAATATTTATAATTTTACAGGAACTTTTTCATCTTCGGGATCTGCTTGAAACACCACCCTGTGGCCCCATTTCCTGGACTCTTTGGAGCATGACAAATCTAGTAATCTATCTACATCTCCATTCCCAAACAAATATTTGTAGAGTAATGGAAGACAACTAGTTCATGCAATATTCACCGATTGCTGAAAGGTTGGGACGTATTTGGGTTAAGCCATAAACCAGTGTAACTGTAATATTGCTCGATCAAAAAATGTCTTATACGACCAGTAAGAGGACTCCTCCGAGTGTCAGTGATAGTAGAACAATAATATCATGTAGTAATAAATTATAATGTCCTGATTTACTTAAGCCATCCAAATTTTAGACAATGAAAACTTAAGCTCTGATTCAGTAAAGTGCAATTCGCTTTGTCTCGGTCAACAGAGAGTTGTACAAACATATAGCAACTCTTGACGTTTCCACGACAGATTCACCCAATTCTGCCAAACAAGGCCGGGCTGGGACAGGACTGAGGAGCGGCTCATCTAATTCATTTCATTCAACTCCGCCCTCAACTGCAGTAAGAGTTGTAACGAGGCGCATGAAGGTGCGCACCACTTGTCAGACGCTCGGATTTGTTCAGAGgcctgcacctcttaatgaatcaggagcgtttGACTCCAGCACAAGAATGGCATGAACATCGCTGGTCTTGAAGAATTGGAGCATTGGACTGGACAGTCTTAAAATGTCGCAAATTTATCAAAGTCGCTTATGCTGGATGCCAAATGTCGCACACCCTTAGACGGTCTGTTCTAAGTTCACACCATCAATTTCTTGACTTACTTTCAACTCACAATAAATTTCATCACAAATTTGACTCACATGATCGCAGTTTGAGCCACGATCATTATCCAACCACTTTCCTCCTTGGTCACCATGTTGAAAAACATCTTACAAACACATAGTAAATGGGCTGAAAACCATGAAAGACTGTTTTTGGACCAAACTATGATACATTTCTTAGTAAATCATCCCCAGAAGATTCTTCACACTCAACAGTCAAATGCGTAGATTAAACCTAGTTCTGGCAGGAAAGCTTTGTACAGCAGAATTGTACTCCTCTTGATCTCTGTACAATCTTCTCTTTCGAAGAAACATTTCCTACTTTACACAACAAAAACATATTTGCATTTGTCAACCATTTTACACAGAAGATTCCTCTACCAAATAGTCGCTCTCCTgtgttttcctggagtcttctgtaCCCTGGAGGTTACAGTTCTCTGTTTTATTCTGGGCCATATTACTTTCCGCAGTCACCTCTTGGGAACTACTTGAAGACTTGGCATCAGTGTGCTTGAAATAGTCCCTCACAGTATTCTTGACAGAAGATGGTAATGTTATACGAATACTTTGGCTGAAGGAGGTTATGGTCTTATTTTGTGCATTGACCCTGGTGGTCTCTTCTGTTCTTGGATGATTTGCGTTCTGCTCACTTTTTCTGCCTTCATTTTCTATAGAAACCGTAGAAATGTCCTCTGATGTCTTATTAGGTGTTGACTCATTTGTAGGGCCCCTGTGTATGACACGTTTGGGTTGTGTCGATCCACAAAACATCTCCACTTCTGGGAGTTGCTTTCTACATGCAGAATGTAGTATGAGCGGAGTGTTTTGACCATAAAACACAGTCTGCGGAATCTGGAATTTTGGACTTTGGGAAATGGAACTGTTAAAATCGATGTCTAGATTTTTGTCAGTTCTACTTTTCGCTGACTTGATATTTGGAGACATGAAGAAACTCACTATTGAATGCTGGAGACCCTCATCATTGGAAGACTCATGCCTTCTGATTTCAATGTGCTTGACAGAAGTTTCCTTGTGCATGCAATGACTATCCGCAGGGCCATCTTCAGCTCTGAAGTTATTAAGTTCTTTTACAATTTCTTTGTCATGTGCTTGGAAGGTGAAATGTTGTTTTGACCCCTTATCTAAGGATACTTTTGGAATGTCACTGTGAACTGGGGCTTCGTAATTGGCTCCATCATCCTCTCTTACTGTACTATCCCTTTCCCACTGCATTTCCCAAGAATCAAGGTCACAAGAGTTGCCACCGAAGAGAGTAGTCATAGGTATGTGCCACTCTCTCAGTTTTTTTCTGGTGATTTCTGGAGAGAGTGTGTGCAGTCTGGCTGAAGTGCCAAACATAAAAGGAAGAGAGGAGACATCACTGGGACTGAATACAGGGGACTCGGAGCAAAACGAGAAAGCACTATCCAAGGAACTTAAGGAGGAGACGGAAGGAGACGTGGTAGTAGAGGAGAGGCTTGAAAAACTTGACCTGCTAGAACTATTCATTTTCTGTTGATTTCTTTCCTTCATTATTGTACATGCCTGAGTTGACCTCCAAAAGGCATGCTGAGGGTTTTTTGTACAGCCAAATTCTTCATTTACTAATTTCTGCCTTTCCAGCTGAAGTTGCTTTAACTGATTTATGTAATCAATGTGATTGTGTATCATCGTGGCATCACAGCTAGACTGGCGAGCAACTGGCTCATGGTTTGGGACAAGATGCCTAGAGCTGATACAGACACTTGGTTCTGAAGAGCATCTGTCTCTGGATGGACTCAGGAAGCACGCAGAGCCAGAACCAATTAGTCGCTCATTGTCATAGCATTCTAGGATGTCCATCTTTGTTTTGCTCTGGTAGCAGGCTGCTATTTCACTAAACAGATCCCAATCTTCTTTCTCCTCTAATAGCAAAGACTCATCAAACATGCCATCTTCATCTTTCAATAAATTCGTATTGGACTTGTCCAGGTCGGAAGATGCAAATTCGAGTTCATCTGAGGAATCTTGTCCTTGGATACCTGGAAAATGGTGGAAAAGCTGTGCTGTAAATAATGGTTGCATGCAAAAACAAAAACGTTAATTGCAAAATTCTGCACTGATTTATTAATATAGTATATCTTCATAAGATCAGATATCTTCAAATCTCCAACAGACTTAAAGTTAAAAGATCGCATGCTGGTTACCTACCAACACTATTAAAGGGAGCAAAGGAACTGTTATTGCTCAGTTATCAGTTTCACATGTGGGGACTGCCTATGCTGGTGTGATCTATAattcatttctccttccctcaaggaaacagaagataaCTGTAGACGGAAACATTAGATCTTTCTGTTATTTCTAGCTTTTTACTTCACAATGGTTTTGCACATTTGTATGTCGTTTTAGTTTTAcctttttatatcttttattgtaagcGGTGTATATTTTTTTATGAAAGCTTAAAAAATTTAATAAGTTTGATGCTTGAATGCTCTAAAAAATCCATAGCCTTTCAGAGAGTGTATGGCCTTTTTTGATTGACTGACAACATCATATTTCGGGGATTCATCACCCCATGTGTTTGATGAGTGATGGCAGCGTTAAGTAAACGAGGTGTGCAGGGTGCGATCTATGCTCACTTTATAGCCTTCAACAAAGGTTGAGTCCTGGATTGAatgagaggagataaattaacccttgcaccCTATGTCACAACAAGTGTGTATGTGACAACTTGACAATTTAATAAATTGAGACCGCCCTTTTAAGGACAATGTATAACAGTAACCAGTAAACTCTCATGTTTCCACTAGTGATGACCACAGGATGTAATTGTCAAAGGGAATGGGTCACTAGATTTTTGCTATCCCATGTGAGATAAGCATTATGGATGGGCACAGACccggattccagcaatgtgtcacctaCTAggctgcagggctctggcagtgctcctccttgcacaaaggctgaggtagcggtcctgctgctgggttgttgccctcctacagccccctccacatctcctgatgtactggcctgtctcctggtagtgcctccagcctctggacactacgctgacagacacagcaaaccttcttgccacagctcgcattgatgtgccatcctggatgagctgcactacctgagccacttgtgtgggttgcagagtccatctcatgctaccacgagtgtgaaagcacaaccaacatttaaaagtgaccaaaacatcagccagaaagcattggtactgagatgttgtctgtggtccccacctgcagaaccactcctttattgagggtgtcctgataattgccaataatttctatctgttgtctattccatttgcacaacagcatgtgaaattgattgtcaatcggtgttgcttcctaagtagacagtttgatttcacagaagtttgattttcttggagttatattctgttgtttaagtgttccctttattttttgagcagtgtttattaaagagaatctgtcacctgatgtgtgctatttaatctgagaacaaCAAAATATAGAGCAAGTtagcctgatttcagtgatgtgtgacTTGCTAGGCTGTgggttgtagtttcaatacaatcagtgttttatcaacaggagattatcactgcaggccagtccagctaatctgtgtgacCCCActcataccactgattggcagcttactgtcaatgtacacaggaagctgccaatcagcggtgtgtgcggggttatacacatctcagcattctgaccactgctacagtACATCTACAACAGATAAAGCAGGGATTATATCCAAACTGCACAAagctgcccagtaagtgacatcgctggaatcaagcttccttgccctatattatgctgctgtcagattacacagTAAAAACCTGATGGCAGATTCTGTTTAAGGAaacactgggccaattttttttttgctgcactttTCAAAAAAATTCTGTTTTATGTCCGGCAGCTGTTCCAGGCTTCTTAGTGATGAGCTGGAGCTGCATAGCCCTTGATATTCATGAGCTCCAGCTATCCCCTCCCCCAATATTTTGACAGCTTTCTGCTTATGCTCAGTGTAGGCATAATCAGTAGCATAGTTGAGATTTGTCAGAGCTGAACTTTGAGATGAGTAGTAGAGATCCAGCAGATAAAACAGCGATTCTAACAAAACTGCAGCAagaagtccagtaagtgacacagcaCTGGAATCAGAAATCTGGCAGTATTTAATGCGTCACAATCTGGGGCCCGAATAAAATAGTGACAAAGGCCTGATTCCAGTGCTGTGTCTCTTACTTAATCTGTATTATTAGAAGGATTATCTTCTACCAATCTTCTTAGGTGATAAAACATGCACTCTGTGCATGAAACATGATTGAAAGATCCACGTTTAGAATGCAAAAAAAGCATCTGGAAGCTTCCATGGGTCAATCAGTCCCCTGATGAATAGTATGTAACCCTAGGATATGTCTGCCCTATGCTTGATGTGTAGGGAGACAACATTCACAAAAGTGGCTTCCTGTGGAGAAAGTCGACAGCTTTTCCACCCCACCCCTCAACATTCCACAGATCACAACATTGGAGATGATTGATTCCATGTCCAACCAGGAAAAAGGGGTTGTGGACCTGTCAACTGCTTCAAATTACCACTAGTCTCTTTCACAGCCCTATTGCTGAATTCTGACCTATCCATACTGCCCCCAAACTCTCCTGATATGTAAGGGAAAATCACttttatagcacagtatatacaaaTTAGTAATGACTAGTCTGGTAGGGCTTCTTTCCCCCCAGACTAGTCTGTCTGGTTCTGTCTTACGCCCCCTTGGTGTGATTGACATCTTCTTCACTTTCCTTCACTGTCACATCTTCAGTGTAGGATGTTGCATGCTAGTTTGAGGTTTActgtactgaacatgtgaatgcaaGAGTGAAGAAGATGAGATTAAGGTACCGAGGTCAGACTAGTCTGGACAACGAGAATTCCACAGCATAGATTTCTAGTCTGGAGAATGAGAAGCCCACCGCATAGATTTCTAGTCTGGCGAATGAGAAGCCCACAGCATCGATTCCTAGTCTGGAGAACGAGAAGCCCACAGCATAGATTTCTAGTCTGGAGAACGAGAAGCCCACAGCATAGATTTCTAGTCTGGAGAACGAGAAGCCCACAGCATAGATTTCTAGTCTGGAGAACGAGAAGCCCACAGCATCGATTCCAAGTCTGAAGAACGAGAAGCCCACAGCATAGATTTCTAGTCTGGAGAATGAGAAGCCCACAGCATCGATTCCTAGTCTGGAGAACGAGAAGCCCACAGCATAGATTTCTAGTCTGGAGAACGAGAAGCCCACAGCATAGATTTCTAGTCTGGAGAACGAGAAGCCCACAGCATAGATTTCTGGCACACGAACAGCACTTGTTAAGAAGAGGAACATCTTACGCCAGTGGGCTTTTTACTGACCCCAGAGAACTTCACACTGACCTTAATGAGTAGCCACCATTTATTGAAAATGAGGAGGTCTGTTTCCTAGTGGGTTGGAAAAAACTTGTGGAGACCAAGCCACATATTCTGTAAGACTCCTTAGGTTTTTACCAGGAAAAcctatctttgtaccatgttagacaatagatggaaaaatataaaaatttgagaAAGAAGAAAATGTTGCCGTCCAATTGTGCAGGtctcacattttaatatttttagttttttaccGGCATGCAGCAATATTAATGCATTTCTACCAATTTACCTGACAATTCGTCTGTGCTTCGTGATTCTTGCATTTTGTGCTTGCTGAAAAGTGATGCAGCGTCTTGTCCAAAGATGAGGTTGTAATGTTCTATCAGGAACTGCACCAGAAGAGCCACCTGCATAAGACGAGCAGAGAAACCGTTCAGCTATAAAACTATTACAACACTGAACCTTCGCTTTCTCTAGATAATGGGGATGTCcaccaaatatttgtacttttgaatggacTCCTGATGGTGTGAAAATAGAGAATCAAACAGATACTGGTACTCCACACAACTACACGTGTCCTCCACCAGTCTTCTACCTTCTTCTTCTAGTGCagagtttctcaactccagtcctcaagactcaCCAACAGGTCAagatttcaggatttccttagcattgcacaggtgataatttcatcacctcctcaagcattaattccatcacctatgcaatactgagGAAACcctgagaacatgacctgttggtgggtcttgaggactggagttgagaaacactgttctagtGAGATATCTCATGTCTTCTGCAGCCCACCTC is a window of Ranitomeya variabilis isolate aRanVar5 chromosome 2, aRanVar5.hap1, whole genome shotgun sequence DNA encoding:
- the LOC143804857 gene encoding uncharacterized protein LOC143804857, which translates into the protein MTMTPQQKTPSKDLGWWLQEGGKKMRASVRRRRSSSAITRALDRTNPHPREVHLVPSCSDNGLLLGAFCGPNVFILREKVHLSSGWRTQERHLFLFTDSLIIAKSKSSSMKLKRQVRLNEMWLSTFLGEVSEKKHWPEDSFVLGWPTTSYVVTFSSSETKEKWLSALRWHINEMKKEEYSRKIPISVLYLDADEFMSRTTITVCNTDDAEKVMKEATQQLGIPGRPSDHHLWVMSGKDESPYPLFGHEHPYSIAMSCLRGLMAAPRGSNNNLLFGTEGPQDACLEQFPQERLCQFIIKMKPQVPLDVRREDTQKHHRRKKSLIDWALRRTGSTTLSGPASHSPLTPRKLFGQSLSSVCPNGNLPKPIMDMLLLLYEEGPNTRGIFRRSANAKTCKELKEKLISGDEVRMDGESVFVAAAVITDFLRNIPDSILSSDMHRLWMEATEIEEPEYKIKLIKSLMEQLPEANVLLLQHVFAVLNHIGKRCEENQMTASNLALCIAPNMLWLPSVSDPEEESKSTKKVALLVQFLIEHYNLIFGQDAASLFSKHKMQESRSTDELSGIQGQDSSDELEFASSDLDKSNTNLLKDEDGMFDESLLLEEKEDWDLFSEIAACYQSKTKMDILECYDNERLIGSGSACFLSPSRDRCSSEPSVCISSRHLVPNHEPVARQSSCDATMIHNHIDYINQLKQLQLERQKLVNEEFGCTKNPQHAFWRSTQACTIMKERNQQKMNSSSRSSFSSLSSTTTSPSVSSLSSLDSAFSFCSESPVFSPSDVSSLPFMFGTSARLHTLSPEITRKKLREWHIPMTTLFGGNSCDLDSWEMQWERDSTVREDDGANYEAPVHSDIPKVSLDKGSKQHFTFQAHDKEIVKELNNFRAEDGPADSHCMHKETSVKHIEIRRHESSNDEGLQHSIVSFFMSPNIKSAKSRTDKNLDIDFNSSISQSPKFQIPQTVFYGQNTPLILHSACRKQLPEVEMFCGSTQPKRVIHRGPTNESTPNKTSEDISTVSIENEGRKSEQNANHPRTEETTRVNAQNKTITSFSQSIRITLPSSVKNTVRDYFKHTDAKSSSSSQEVTAESNMAQNKTENCNLQGTEDSRKTQESDYLVEESSV